The Deltaproteobacteria bacterium genome contains a region encoding:
- a CDS encoding TonB-dependent receptor — protein MGYGSGVIALIFLLSALSVRAEETEIPQVTVTGETEREAKDATADLTVIKAKDYRNRIVTVPEILSREAGVHITRFGGLEDATSLSIRGSSADEVLVLFDGVPLNSAEGGNVDLSPFMMESLDTIEIYRGVSPLSYGPTPSAGTVALNSRAIEGKNKFGGSVGYGSFNTFRTNLFYSNKWKKFGLIASLGLLRTSGDFSFLDDNGTPVNEADDAQIKRQNNESQTLHPLVKVQYDFDGKTRLEWVSHFIRKDDGVPGLSTNQSETAGIDTTSWLSSLKIRRDSFFHKNLALENRTWLYLAKSQYSDPDAEVGLGGGQDTDNDTTRFGHQATLEITPDARQLITAFALYQMERFRPEDFLASPPQGGASVRQQWNIGAGDEIEFFNRRLLASPAVWIENIYNRLNNDDPSFLTPAAFSNTKTHHVVSAKLGLKGIVTNYLALKANVSRGVRFPTFPELFGDRGGVVGNQALEPQTSINWDAGVMVDGGWWLVDRSRFSAFYFDRRITDLIQFEQNAGFARAENIGEARIRGVEVQGSLEAFRHLGLSANYTFQNPVNQADFPGRRLPGRPQHELETHIEGFIDRGRAFVEVNWIDSNFLDPLNTRIVRDRLILNGGISFNVTKKILLAFEGKNLTNDRIVDVVGFPLPGRSFFGRVEVEF, from the coding sequence ATGGGTTATGGATCAGGGGTTATTGCGCTCATTTTTTTATTATCGGCTTTGTCAGTTAGGGCGGAAGAAACCGAGATTCCGCAGGTAACCGTCACCGGCGAGACGGAAAGAGAGGCTAAAGACGCCACGGCTGATTTAACCGTCATCAAGGCGAAAGATTACCGGAACCGGATCGTCACGGTTCCCGAAATCCTCTCGCGGGAGGCGGGGGTTCATATCACCCGCTTTGGCGGCCTTGAGGATGCCACCTCCCTTTCGATCCGCGGGTCTTCGGCCGACGAGGTGCTGGTCCTCTTCGACGGCGTGCCGCTCAATTCGGCGGAGGGGGGAAATGTCGATCTTTCGCCGTTCATGATGGAATCGCTGGATACCATCGAAATATACCGCGGTGTAAGTCCGCTCTCCTATGGCCCTACCCCCTCCGCCGGAACGGTGGCGCTTAATTCAAGGGCGATTGAAGGAAAAAACAAATTCGGCGGCTCGGTCGGGTATGGAAGTTTTAACACCTTCAGAACGAACCTTTTTTATTCCAACAAATGGAAAAAATTCGGCCTCATTGCCTCTTTGGGCCTTTTAAGGACCAGCGGCGATTTTTCCTTTCTGGACGACAACGGCACACCGGTAAACGAAGCCGATGACGCGCAGATCAAACGGCAAAACAACGAGTCGCAGACCCTTCATCCCCTGGTGAAAGTGCAATACGATTTCGACGGCAAAACGCGTCTGGAATGGGTCAGCCATTTCATCCGCAAAGATGACGGCGTGCCGGGGCTTTCCACCAACCAGTCGGAGACCGCCGGCATCGACACAACCTCATGGCTTTCCAGCCTCAAAATCCGGCGCGATTCTTTTTTTCACAAGAATCTGGCGCTGGAAAATCGGACCTGGCTTTATCTCGCCAAAAGCCAGTACTCCGACCCCGACGCGGAAGTGGGCCTTGGCGGCGGACAGGATACCGATAACGACACAACCCGCTTTGGCCATCAGGCGACTCTTGAAATCACGCCCGATGCGCGCCAACTGATCACCGCCTTTGCCCTTTATCAGATGGAACGGTTCCGTCCGGAGGATTTTTTGGCTTCCCCCCCGCAAGGGGGGGCGAGTGTGCGTCAGCAGTGGAATATCGGCGCCGGCGATGAGATTGAATTTTTCAACCGCCGCCTTCTGGCAAGCCCCGCTGTTTGGATCGAAAATATTTACAACCGGTTGAACAATGACGATCCCTCTTTTTTGACCCCCGCCGCGTTTTCAAACACAAAGACACATCATGTCGTTTCGGCCAAACTGGGGCTTAAGGGGATAGTGACAAATTATCTGGCACTCAAGGCCAATGTCTCGCGCGGCGTCCGGTTTCCGACGTTTCCGGAGCTTTTCGGGGACCGCGGCGGTGTTGTGGGAAATCAGGCGCTGGAACCGCAGACAAGCATTAATTGGGATGCGGGGGTTATGGTGGATGGTGGATGGTGGCTGGTGGATCGTTCACGTTTTTCCGCCTTCTACTTCGACCGCAGAATCACCGATCTGATCCAATTCGAACAAAACGCCGGGTTTGCCCGGGCGGAAAATATCGGAGAGGCGCGAATCCGCGGCGTGGAGGTGCAGGGGAGCCTTGAGGCCTTCCGGCATTTGGGCCTTTCGGCCAACTATACCTTCCAGAATCCGGTCAATCAGGCCGATTTTCCGGGGCGCCGGTTGCCCGGACGGCCACAGCATGAGTTGGAGACGCACATTGAAGGATTTATTGACCGGGGGCGCGCCTTCGTGGAGGTAAACTGGATCGATTCCAACTTTCTCGATCCATTGAACACCCGTATTGTCCGCGACCGGCTGATTTTAAACGGAGGAATTTCTTTTAATGTGACAAAAAAAATTCTTTTGGCCTTTGAAGGAAAGAATTTGACGAATGACCGGATTGTTGATGTCGTGGGTTTTCCCCTTCCGGGAAGGAGCTTTTTCGGACGTGTGGAGGTCGAATTTTAA
- a CDS encoding patatin-like phospholipase family protein gives MGITIIRKSDPKEKKDNPKLALVLAGGAISGGAFKVGGLKALNDYLVNKKVTDFDIYVGLSAGAFLAAPLSGGISPEEMLASLDGKSKQFSQLSPLHMYLPNWREFLFRPFQYLYGHLTFFPGIVYDLFSAAPHLKKDFLKNVKTLLRYPNYSNYEQLMKPLLRVAYSTRSVPGLGELFPSGVFDNRPLESYLRANMKKNRMTNNFRVLKKMSGRSLYIAAMDLDTAERVIFGPDEKNDVTISEAIQASTAIPGFYKPARIKGVDYVDGGVRKTANVDIAFEKGADLVICYNPFRPFNNEIVIEYLREENKYVTKSKRISDWGVGMVFNQVFRTLFHSRLMVAIQTYREDPNFKKDILLIEPKEDDIDFFELNPLFFWNRARSASHGFESVSRSIEKKFDPMSSLLGQYGIEMTRDVVQMDAKKIEKSAFDPNVIMDVLEEPQPKRRLKVVQGGK, from the coding sequence ATGGGCATTACTATAATCAGAAAGTCCGACCCGAAGGAAAAAAAGGACAACCCCAAGCTGGCGCTGGTGTTGGCGGGCGGCGCAATTTCGGGCGGCGCCTTTAAAGTCGGGGGCTTAAAGGCCCTAAACGACTATCTGGTCAACAAGAAGGTCACCGATTTTGACATTTATGTCGGCCTTTCGGCCGGCGCCTTTCTGGCGGCTCCCCTCTCCGGCGGCATCTCGCCGGAGGAGATGCTGGCCAGCCTCGACGGCAAATCGAAGCAGTTTTCCCAGCTCTCCCCCCTCCATATGTATCTGCCGAACTGGCGCGAATTTCTTTTCAGGCCGTTTCAGTATCTCTACGGCCATCTGACCTTTTTTCCCGGTATCGTCTACGACCTCTTTTCGGCCGCGCCTCATTTGAAAAAGGATTTTTTAAAAAACGTGAAAACCCTCCTGCGGTACCCCAACTATTCCAACTACGAGCAGTTGATGAAACCCCTCTTGCGCGTGGCCTATTCCACCCGCTCGGTGCCCGGCCTGGGAGAACTCTTTCCCTCCGGCGTCTTTGACAACAGGCCTCTCGAGAGCTACCTGCGGGCCAATATGAAAAAAAACCGGATGACCAACAACTTCCGGGTCTTGAAAAAAATGTCGGGGCGCTCCCTTTACATTGCCGCCATGGACCTCGACACCGCCGAGCGGGTTATCTTCGGCCCCGACGAGAAAAACGATGTCACCATCTCCGAGGCCATCCAGGCCTCCACGGCCATTCCCGGCTTTTACAAGCCGGCGCGCATCAAGGGGGTGGACTACGTGGACGGCGGGGTGCGCAAAACCGCCAATGTCGACATCGCCTTCGAAAAAGGGGCCGATCTGGTCATCTGCTACAACCCCTTCAGGCCCTTCAATAACGAAATTGTCATCGAATATCTCCGGGAAGAGAACAAATATGTCACCAAATCCAAACGGATTTCCGACTGGGGGGTCGGGATGGTTTTTAACCAGGTTTTTAGAACCCTGTTCCATTCGCGGCTCATGGTGGCCATTCAGACCTACCGCGAGGACCCCAATTTCAAGAAGGATATTCTGCTGATTGAGCCAAAAGAGGACGACATCGATTTCTTCGAGCTGAACCCCCTCTTTTTCTGGAACCGGGCCCGCTCCGCCTCGCACGGCTTCGAGTCGGTTTCGCGGTCAATCGAAAAGAAATTCGATCCGATGTCATCGCTTCTCGGCCAGTACGGCATCGAAATGACCCGCGATGTCGTGCAGATGGACGCCAAAAAGATCGAAAAATCGGCCTTCGACCCCAACGTGATCATGGATGTCCTGGAGGAGCCTCAACCCAAACGCCGCCTCAAGGTCGTTCAAGGCGGGAAATAA
- a CDS encoding helix-hairpin-helix domain-containing protein has translation MKKQRMSVFAVLALLVIAGQGWAKTLTTLDGVINVNVASAQELQLLPGVGEVKAQAIIDARSAKPFASLDDLLAVKGIGEKMIQKWAPYLAFEGETTLKEIPAPATTAENTNQ, from the coding sequence ATGAAAAAACAACGGATGTCCGTTTTTGCCGTCCTCGCCCTGCTTGTGATTGCAGGACAGGGGTGGGCAAAAACTTTAACGACTCTGGATGGAGTCATCAATGTCAACGTCGCCTCCGCGCAGGAGCTTCAACTTCTGCCGGGAGTGGGTGAGGTGAAGGCGCAGGCGATTATCGACGCCCGTTCGGCAAAGCCGTTCGCAAGCCTTGACGATCTTCTGGCAGTGAAGGGGATCGGCGAGAAGATGATCCAGAAATGGGCGCCCTACCTTGCCTTTGAGGGGGAAACAACCCTTAAAGAGATTCCGGCTCCGGCAACCACCGCGGAAAATACAAATCAGTAA
- a CDS encoding polyprenyl synthetase family protein — protein MDLKEICLPIQKEVEELERFLTDNLASRVSFVQNVAAYVIQNGGKRLRPILTVLSAKLAGYKGSAAIPLGTAVEYMHTASLLHDDVIDNAQLRRGRASINNKWGNHVSVLVGDFFYCRAMDLLVRSGDLRILKVLTDVITTTTEGEIFEITKNNDLGTTEEDYLQIITAKTAALMAGACQAGAILGGVSEEFEHALRKFGLNLGIAFQLQDDVLDYISTDEEFGKESGTDLREGKLTLPLILALKKGTEEDHRLVRDALIADTTEPAAFFQILALINRTNGLRETTRLAKSYVEKARDHLSLFRPSFERDTLLSIADYVVLRKN, from the coding sequence ATGGACTTAAAAGAAATCTGCCTTCCCATTCAGAAAGAGGTCGAAGAACTGGAGCGGTTTTTAACCGACAACCTCGCTTCGCGCGTTTCTTTTGTGCAAAATGTCGCCGCCTATGTCATCCAAAACGGCGGCAAACGTTTGCGCCCCATCCTTACCGTTTTAAGCGCCAAGCTGGCCGGCTACAAGGGTTCGGCCGCTATTCCCCTGGGGACGGCGGTGGAATATATGCACACCGCCTCGCTTTTGCACGACGATGTCATCGACAACGCCCAGCTCCGCCGCGGTCGGGCCTCCATCAACAACAAGTGGGGAAATCATGTCAGTGTCCTGGTGGGAGACTTTTTCTACTGCCGGGCGATGGACCTTCTGGTCCGAAGCGGCGATTTGCGGATTCTCAAGGTGTTAACCGATGTGATCACCACCACCACCGAGGGGGAAATTTTCGAAATCACCAAAAATAATGACCTCGGCACGACGGAAGAGGATTATCTGCAGATCATCACCGCCAAGACCGCCGCCCTGATGGCCGGGGCCTGTCAGGCGGGGGCCATCCTGGGGGGTGTTTCTGAGGAATTTGAGCATGCGCTTCGCAAATTCGGCCTCAATCTGGGAATTGCCTTTCAACTTCAGGATGACGTTCTCGATTATATCTCTACCGACGAGGAGTTCGGCAAGGAAAGCGGAACCGACCTGCGCGAGGGAAAGCTGACCCTCCCTCTCATTCTCGCCCTTAAAAAAGGGACGGAAGAGGACCACCGCCTGGTGAGGGATGCGCTAATCGCCGACACCACCGAGCCGGCCGCCTTTTTCCAGATTCTCGCGCTCATCAACCGCACCAACGGCCTCCGCGAAACCACCCGCCTGGCGAAAAGTTACGTCGAAAAGGCGAGGGATCATTTAAGCCTTTTCCGCCCCTCCTTCGAACGCGATACCCTCCTTTCGATTGCCGATTATGTGGTGTTGAGGAAAAACTGA
- a CDS encoding alpha/beta fold hydrolase, with amino-acid sequence MFHNPQIDPIFRQGVNGAGVLLLHGFTGTPDSMRPVANRLAGKGFTVSVPLLAGHGTTPENLAKTDWTTWFHTAQKAYMELHQRCSKIFVAGLSMGALLALKLAVDYPQSTAAIGCLATPLHLKSKTTKLLPLIRHTPLRHLWKYQPKFSVDVKDPAAKENFWNISLMPLSCIYSMLDLQKLIHGSLPKVQTPILLIHSRHDSTSDYKSMNIVAANVSSSITETVTLENSYHIVTLDFDKELVAQKVTEFFGRFL; translated from the coding sequence ATGTTTCACAATCCGCAGATCGATCCCATTTTTCGGCAGGGCGTCAACGGCGCGGGGGTTCTTTTGCTCCATGGTTTCACCGGAACCCCCGATTCGATGCGGCCGGTGGCCAACCGGCTTGCAGGCAAAGGCTTTACCGTTTCGGTCCCCCTTTTGGCCGGGCATGGCACCACACCGGAAAATCTGGCCAAAACCGACTGGACCACCTGGTTTCACACGGCCCAAAAGGCCTATATGGAGCTTCATCAGAGATGCTCAAAAATTTTTGTCGCCGGCCTTTCCATGGGGGCCCTTCTGGCGTTGAAGCTGGCCGTCGATTATCCGCAGTCGACGGCGGCCATCGGTTGTCTGGCCACGCCGCTTCATTTGAAATCCAAAACTACGAAGCTTCTCCCATTGATTCGCCATACCCCTTTGCGTCATTTGTGGAAATACCAGCCGAAATTTTCCGTCGATGTCAAGGATCCGGCGGCCAAAGAGAACTTTTGGAACATCAGCCTGATGCCGTTGTCGTGCATTTACAGCATGCTCGATCTCCAGAAGTTGATCCACGGCTCGCTTCCCAAAGTCCAGACGCCGATTTTGCTCATTCACTCGCGTCATGACTCGACCTCGGATTATAAATCGATGAACATCGTCGCGGCCAATGTTTCGTCTTCCATCACCGAAACAGTGACGCTGGAGAATTCGTACCACATCGTGACGCTCGATTTCGACAAAGAATTGGTCGCGCAAAAGGTGACGGAATTTTTTGGGAGATTTTTATGA
- the glpK gene encoding glycerol kinase GlpK: MKDLILSIDQGTTGTTVLILNHELEVLAKKNNEFPQHYPQAAWVEHDPEEIWEATTRTIREAVALAEVDANRIAGIGITNQRETTLIWDRETSRPIHNAIVWQDRRTAPLCEKLKKNGKEKLVRSKTGLVLDPYFSGTKIKWLLDNVAGAREKAEKGKLAFGTIDTFLVWRLTDGANHVTDVSNASRTLLLDLKTLKWDPTLLKIFDVPPEILPEVCPSSFIYGKTKNVKGLPDGIPIAGMAGDQQAALFGQACFNVGEAKCTYGTGSFLLMNIGPKPVLSRRGLVTTVAWQVNHKVSYALEGSSFIAGAAVQWLRDGLKIIKSSVEIEELARSVADNGGVYFVPALVGLGAPHWNPHARGVISGITRGTTRGHIARATLEGIAFQQQEILESMEKDSGRKCKMLKVDGGACTNNLMMQFQADILGCNIVRPKMIETTAFGAAFLAGLAVGIWKDQEEIRNAWKEDKTFESTFTKKQREDLKKKWAKAVGKA, encoded by the coding sequence ATGAAAGACCTCATCCTTTCCATCGACCAAGGGACCACGGGCACAACGGTTCTCATTCTCAATCACGAACTGGAAGTTCTGGCGAAAAAAAACAACGAATTCCCCCAACACTATCCTCAAGCCGCATGGGTGGAACACGATCCGGAGGAAATCTGGGAGGCCACCACCCGCACCATCCGCGAAGCGGTGGCCCTGGCGGAGGTTGACGCCAACCGGATTGCGGGCATCGGCATCACCAATCAACGCGAAACGACCCTTATTTGGGACCGCGAAACGTCACGGCCGATCCACAATGCCATTGTCTGGCAGGACCGCCGGACAGCGCCGCTGTGTGAAAAATTGAAAAAGAACGGAAAGGAAAAGCTGGTTCGCTCCAAAACAGGGTTGGTCCTTGATCCCTATTTTTCTGGGACCAAAATCAAATGGCTGTTGGACAATGTAGCGGGGGCGAGGGAAAAAGCCGAAAAAGGGAAACTCGCCTTTGGAACCATCGATACCTTTCTGGTCTGGAGATTAACCGACGGCGCCAACCATGTCACCGACGTTTCGAATGCCTCACGGACTCTTCTGTTGGATTTGAAAACGCTCAAGTGGGATCCGACTCTTCTGAAAATATTTGATGTTCCGCCGGAGATTTTGCCGGAGGTATGTCCCTCCTCGTTTATCTACGGCAAAACCAAAAATGTAAAAGGTCTTCCGGACGGGATCCCGATTGCCGGAATGGCGGGCGACCAGCAGGCGGCCCTCTTTGGCCAGGCCTGCTTTAATGTGGGGGAGGCCAAGTGCACCTACGGCACCGGGTCTTTTTTGCTGATGAACATCGGACCCAAACCGGTTCTCTCGCGGCGGGGGTTGGTCACCACGGTCGCCTGGCAGGTGAATCATAAAGTTTCATATGCCCTGGAAGGATCGTCATTCATTGCCGGGGCCGCCGTTCAGTGGTTGCGCGACGGCCTGAAAATCATCAAATCCTCCGTCGAGATTGAAGAATTGGCGCGGAGTGTCGCGGACAACGGCGGCGTCTATTTTGTCCCGGCGCTGGTCGGCCTCGGAGCGCCGCACTGGAACCCGCATGCGAGAGGCGTGATCAGCGGCATTACCCGCGGCACGACGCGCGGCCATATTGCCCGCGCGACGCTGGAGGGAATTGCCTTTCAGCAACAGGAGATTCTGGAGTCGATGGAAAAAGACTCCGGCCGGAAGTGCAAAATGCTCAAGGTGGACGGTGGCGCCTGTACCAATAATCTGATGATGCAGTTTCAGGCCGACATTCTGGGGTGCAACATCGTCCGGCCGAAGATGATCGAGACGACGGCGTTTGGCGCGGCTTTTTTAGCAGGACTTGCCGTCGGCATCTGGAAGGATCAGGAAGAAATCCGCAATGCCTGGAAGGAAGACAAGACCTTCGAATCGACTTTCACCAAAAAACAGCGCGAGGATTTGAAAAAGAAATGGGCCAAGGCGGTGGGGAAGGCTTAA
- a CDS encoding type II toxin-antitoxin system prevent-host-death family antitoxin, which translates to MEKVTAYEAKTHLPRLLREVVRGKRLCITRKGLPVAVLFPIEEGARHKPREVIAGLRQFRKGVQLKGLSVREMIAEGRRF; encoded by the coding sequence ATGGAAAAAGTAACCGCCTACGAAGCAAAAACACACCTCCCTCGTCTCTTAAGGGAAGTGGTGCGGGGTAAACGCCTGTGCATTACCCGCAAGGGGTTGCCTGTTGCCGTTCTTTTCCCCATTGAAGAGGGAGCGAGGCACAAACCCCGGGAGGTGATTGCCGGCCTGCGCCAATTTCGCAAGGGAGTCCAACTGAAGGGGCTATCCGTTCGCGAAATGATTGCCGAAGGGAGGCGTTTCTGA
- a CDS encoding type II toxin-antitoxin system VapC family toxin has product MTDFVLDCSVTMAWCFEDEATRATERILDRLVDSTAYVPAVWPLEITNVLLVAERKNRLTEAQSFHFLEILQSLPIVVEVEETRSRAFKETLSLARQFGLSSYDATYLELAARKGLSLATLDKGLKTAAKSCGIKIL; this is encoded by the coding sequence CTGACCGATTTTGTTCTGGACTGTTCGGTAACCATGGCCTGGTGTTTTGAGGATGAGGCCACAAGGGCCACCGAGCGGATTTTGGACCGCCTGGTTGATTCCACCGCTTATGTCCCGGCCGTCTGGCCGCTGGAAATAACCAATGTACTTCTTGTGGCCGAACGAAAAAACCGCTTAACCGAAGCGCAGTCTTTCCATTTTCTGGAAATTTTGCAATCCCTTCCCATTGTGGTTGAGGTTGAGGAAACCCGAAGCCGGGCCTTTAAAGAAACCCTTTCCTTGGCGCGGCAATTTGGTCTTTCATCCTATGATGCAACCTACCTGGAGCTTGCGGCAAGAAAAGGCCTTTCTCTGGCCACTCTGGACAAGGGGCTCAAAACCGCCGCCAAAAGTTGCGGCATAAAGATTTTATAA
- a CDS encoding type II toxin-antitoxin system VapC family toxin has product MKIILDTNAYVDLCKGNEKATAVTREAEQIFIPFISLAELRAGYLCGSKAAQNERYLARFLSTARVEILFPDEQTTHHYARLFYQLRKQGTPIPTNDIWIASLTMQHNLMLLSGDGHFDNLPQIPRG; this is encoded by the coding sequence ATGAAAATAATTCTCGATACCAATGCATACGTTGACCTGTGTAAGGGAAACGAGAAGGCAACCGCCGTTACCCGGGAGGCCGAACAAATTTTTATCCCCTTTATCAGTTTGGCCGAATTGCGGGCCGGTTACTTATGCGGCTCAAAAGCGGCTCAAAATGAACGCTACCTCGCCCGTTTTTTGAGCACCGCCCGAGTGGAAATTCTCTTTCCGGACGAACAGACAACGCATCACTATGCCCGCCTGTTTTACCAACTGCGGAAACAAGGCACACCAATCCCCACCAACGATATCTGGATCGCTTCGTTGACAATGCAACATAATTTGATGTTATTGTCCGGCGACGGTCATTTTGACAACCTGCCTCAGATCCCGCGGGGATGA
- a CDS encoding radical SAM protein: MNPVAPFVSKLPRKSLKVGIIDLVARQPTKSIYARIANPNYTSLMPQMVAVWVEELGHQVHYLTYTGFEDLYRELPDDVDIVFISTFTQNAYTAYSISNLFRQKNVVTVLGGPHARAYREDARHYFDYVLGLTDKELVCGLLEDFSSQSEGVLLSAAKQPRHLPGIEQRWKFLQQNLKKTRFVHVVPMIGSLGCPYECSFCIDSKIAYQPLPYDQLREDLAFLAKQPKPPIVGWYDPNFGVRFNDYLNIIESTVPPGKIAFCAESSLSLLSETNLKRLKKNNFIVMLPGIESWFDFNTKSKQHANFGLDKVALVSEQVNMILRHIPYIQTNFIFGLDCDSGPEPFELTKKFVDLCPGAYPNFAFITAFGNSAPLNTQYQTEGRVIDIPFPFLDGNSGLNVRLKNYSFVEFYDHMIDLVQYSFSPGKIWRRFKANKHPLPRWMNLLRATFSGKGLKGNYSAIRSLLATDCEFQAFYSGESHRLPQFYRGKIRENLGPFYPHLPRKILNYLEEGEPAPNPRISNALPLHTAIPQGATA; encoded by the coding sequence GTGAATCCGGTTGCTCCTTTTGTCTCCAAACTTCCCCGCAAATCCCTCAAGGTCGGCATTATCGATCTGGTGGCCCGTCAGCCGACCAAGTCCATTTACGCGCGGATTGCCAACCCCAATTATACATCGCTGATGCCTCAAATGGTGGCGGTCTGGGTGGAAGAGCTGGGGCATCAGGTCCATTATCTGACTTATACCGGTTTTGAAGACCTCTACCGTGAATTGCCTGATGATGTTGATATTGTGTTTATCAGCACCTTTACGCAAAATGCCTATACCGCCTACAGTATTTCCAATCTCTTCCGGCAAAAAAATGTGGTGACGGTTTTGGGAGGGCCCCATGCCCGGGCCTACCGGGAGGATGCGCGGCATTATTTCGATTATGTCCTGGGCTTGACCGACAAAGAGCTTGTCTGCGGATTGCTGGAGGATTTTTCATCGCAGTCGGAAGGGGTTCTCTTAAGCGCCGCAAAACAGCCAAGGCACCTCCCGGGGATTGAGCAACGCTGGAAGTTCCTTCAGCAGAATCTCAAAAAAACCCGTTTTGTCCATGTGGTGCCGATGATCGGCTCTCTGGGATGCCCCTACGAGTGCAGTTTTTGCATCGATTCGAAAATCGCCTATCAGCCCCTTCCGTACGATCAGCTTCGGGAGGACCTTGCTTTTTTGGCCAAACAGCCGAAACCCCCGATTGTCGGCTGGTACGATCCCAATTTTGGTGTACGGTTCAACGATTACCTGAATATCATCGAGTCGACGGTACCACCGGGCAAGATAGCCTTCTGCGCGGAGAGCAGTTTGTCCCTTTTAAGCGAGACGAACCTCAAACGCCTCAAGAAAAACAATTTCATCGTCATGCTCCCCGGGATTGAGTCGTGGTTCGATTTCAACACCAAGTCCAAACAGCACGCCAATTTCGGCCTCGACAAAGTGGCGCTGGTGAGTGAGCAGGTGAACATGATTTTGCGCCACATCCCCTATATTCAAACCAATTTTATTTTCGGGCTGGATTGCGATTCCGGGCCGGAACCGTTCGAGTTGACCAAGAAATTTGTCGATCTGTGCCCTGGGGCCTATCCCAACTTCGCCTTCATCACCGCCTTTGGCAATTCGGCCCCGTTGAACACCCAATATCAGACGGAAGGGCGCGTCATTGATATCCCGTTTCCTTTTTTGGACGGAAATTCGGGGCTGAATGTCCGCTTGAAGAATTATTCTTTTGTGGAATTCTACGATCACATGATCGATCTGGTGCAGTATTCCTTTTCGCCGGGAAAGATCTGGAGGCGCTTTAAGGCAAACAAACATCCGTTGCCCCGCTGGATGAACCTTCTTCGAGCCACTTTTTCCGGCAAGGGGCTTAAAGGGAACTATTCGGCCATTCGCTCGCTTTTGGCCACTGATTGCGAATTTCAGGCCTTTTATTCGGGGGAGAGCCACCGGCTTCCGCAATTTTATCGGGGAAAAATCCGGGAGAACCTTGGACCTTTTTATCCTCACCTGCCCCGGAAGATTCTCAATTATTTAGAAGAGGGGGAACCGGCCCCCAATCCCCGTATTTCCAACGCCCTTCCCCTGCATACCGCCATCCCCCAAGGGGCGACGGCGTAG